The proteins below are encoded in one region of Bosea sp. BIWAKO-01:
- a CDS encoding tripartite tricarboxylate transporter substrate binding protein → MDRFTTPNRRAFMAGAGASALVASSLPARAQNFPTRPIMLVVPFAAGGSTDIVARLVGAKMAESLGQQVVIENRAGAGGNVGSTAVARAAPDGYTILMGTISTHALNPAILKVVTFDPIKDFTPISLLAVVPNVMVVHPSFPAKTVQEVIKVLKDNPGKYSYASSGVGTPLHLSGELFKSLGGVSMNHVPYRGAGPALNDVVAGAVPIMFDNLPSSAQFIRSGQLRAIGVTTKERVPSFPEIPTIAEGGLAGYETYTWNALFGPANMPRAVVERLNAEANKALTDPNVKQRLNDVSAVIVGSTPEALGEHVKVEFAKWGPIAKASGAALE, encoded by the coding sequence ATGGACCGCTTCACAACACCGAACCGCCGCGCTTTCATGGCTGGGGCCGGGGCATCCGCCCTCGTGGCCAGCAGCCTGCCCGCGCGGGCCCAGAACTTCCCGACACGGCCGATCATGCTGGTCGTGCCCTTCGCCGCTGGCGGATCGACCGATATCGTCGCCCGACTCGTCGGTGCGAAAATGGCCGAGTCGCTTGGCCAGCAAGTGGTGATCGAGAACCGCGCCGGCGCAGGCGGCAATGTCGGCTCGACCGCGGTCGCTCGCGCCGCACCCGACGGTTACACGATCCTGATGGGCACGATCTCGACCCATGCCCTCAATCCCGCGATCCTCAAGGTGGTGACGTTCGATCCGATCAAGGATTTCACGCCGATCTCCCTGCTGGCCGTGGTGCCCAACGTCATGGTCGTGCACCCGAGCTTTCCGGCCAAGACGGTCCAGGAGGTCATCAAGGTCCTGAAGGACAATCCCGGCAAATACTCCTACGCCTCATCGGGCGTGGGTACGCCGCTGCATCTTTCGGGTGAGCTGTTCAAGTCGCTCGGCGGCGTGAGCATGAACCATGTGCCCTATCGCGGCGCCGGCCCGGCTCTCAACGATGTCGTCGCTGGCGCCGTGCCGATCATGTTCGACAACCTGCCCTCCTCCGCGCAGTTCATTCGCAGCGGCCAGCTCCGCGCGATCGGCGTTACCACGAAGGAGCGCGTGCCATCTTTCCCCGAGATACCGACCATCGCCGAAGGCGGTCTTGCCGGCTATGAAACCTATACGTGGAACGCGCTGTTTGGCCCGGCGAATATGCCAAGGGCAGTCGTTGAGCGCCTGAACGCCGAAGCCAACAAGGCCCTGACGGACCCCAATGTGAAGCAGCGCCTGAACGATGTCAGTGCTGTCATCGTTGGCTCGACCCCCGAGGCGCTGGGTGAACACGTCAAGGTCGAATTCGCGAAATGGGGGCCCATCGCCAAGGCATCCGGTGCGGCGCTTGAATGA
- the gltA gene encoding citrate synthase: protein MSGTNSQLSVDGKTVDLTVKTGSIGPSVIDISKLYAQTGMFTYDPGFTSTASCESEITYIDGDEGVLLHRGYPIEQLAEHGDFLETCYLLLYGDLPTAAQKADFDYRVTRHTMVHEQMARFFQGFRRDAHPMAVLVASVGAMSAFYHDSTDISDPQQRMIASMRMIAKLPTLAAMAFKYTIGQPFVYPLNSLDYTSNFLRMCFAVPAEEYKVNPVLSRALDRIFILHADHEQNASTSTVRLAGSSGANPFACIAAGIACLWGPAHGGANEAALKMLEEIGSVDNIPKYIAKAKDKNDPFRLMGFGHRVYKNYDPRAKIMQKTTHEVLNELGFKDDPLLDVAMELERIALSDSYFIEKKLYPNIDFYSGITLKAMGFPTSMFTALFALARTVGWIAQWKEMIEDPSQRIGRPRQLYTGSPKRDYTPIGRR from the coding sequence ATGAGCGGAACCAACAGCCAGCTGAGTGTGGACGGCAAGACCGTCGACCTGACGGTCAAGACCGGATCGATCGGCCCATCCGTCATCGACATCAGCAAGCTCTACGCGCAAACCGGGATGTTCACCTATGACCCCGGCTTCACCTCGACCGCGAGCTGCGAGTCGGAGATCACCTATATCGATGGCGACGAGGGCGTTCTGCTCCACCGTGGCTATCCGATCGAGCAGCTTGCCGAGCATGGCGACTTTCTCGAGACCTGTTATCTCCTGCTTTACGGCGACCTGCCCACCGCGGCGCAGAAGGCGGATTTCGACTATCGCGTGACGCGCCACACCATGGTGCACGAGCAGATGGCCCGCTTCTTCCAGGGCTTCCGCCGCGACGCGCATCCGATGGCGGTGCTGGTCGCATCGGTCGGCGCCATGTCGGCCTTCTATCACGACTCGACCGACATCTCGGACCCGCAGCAGCGCATGATCGCGTCGATGCGGATGATCGCCAAGCTGCCGACGCTGGCCGCGATGGCCTTCAAGTACACGATTGGCCAACCCTTCGTGTACCCGTTGAACTCGCTCGACTACACCTCGAATTTCCTGCGCATGTGCTTCGCGGTGCCGGCGGAGGAGTACAAGGTCAATCCGGTGCTGTCGCGCGCGCTTGACCGCATCTTCATCCTGCATGCCGACCACGAGCAGAACGCCTCGACCTCGACCGTGCGTCTCGCCGGTTCCTCGGGCGCCAATCCCTTCGCCTGCATCGCAGCCGGCATCGCCTGCCTCTGGGGCCCTGCGCATGGCGGCGCCAACGAGGCGGCCCTCAAGATGCTCGAGGAGATCGGCTCGGTCGACAACATCCCGAAATACATCGCCAAGGCGAAGGACAAGAACGATCCGTTCCGCCTGATGGGCTTCGGGCACCGCGTCTACAAGAACTACGATCCGCGCGCCAAGATCATGCAGAAGACGACGCATGAGGTACTGAACGAACTCGGCTTCAAGGATGATCCGCTGCTCGATGTCGCGATGGAGCTCGAGCGCATCGCGCTCAGCGACAGCTACTTCATCGAGAAGAAGCTCTATCCGAATATCGATTTCTATTCGGGCATCACCTTGAAGGCGATGGGATTCCCGACATCGATGTTCACCGCGCTCTTCGCACTCGCCCGCACCGTCGGCTGGATCGCGCAGTGGAAGGAAATGATCGAGGATCCGTCCCAGCGGATCGGCCGCCCGCGCCAGCTCTATACCGGCTCGCCGAAGCGCGATTACACACCGATCGGCCGTCGCTGA